In one Dermatophilaceae bacterium Sec6.4 genomic region, the following are encoded:
- the kdpC gene encoding potassium-transporting ATPase subunit KdpC — translation MASSSLPLSSLGRQTLAALRMLIVFTLVLGIGYPAVVWGVGRVAFHDQATGSILQHDGRAVGSSLLGQKFTGPTWFHGRMSASDYAGDTSGGSNLPESDARLTKAVAAARKAAGPIGSRLPPDALTSSASGLDPHISPAYAALQAAGIAAARKVPVATVQRLIAANTSGRVLGYLGEPRVNVLQLNLALTKLPNAG, via the coding sequence ATGGCTTCCTCATCTCTGCCCTTGTCATCCCTGGGTCGCCAGACCCTGGCCGCCTTACGCATGCTCATCGTCTTCACACTTGTCCTGGGCATCGGCTACCCCGCCGTGGTCTGGGGGGTGGGCCGCGTCGCATTCCACGACCAGGCGACCGGCTCGATCCTGCAGCACGACGGACGCGCCGTCGGGTCCTCGCTACTGGGCCAGAAGTTCACCGGGCCCACCTGGTTCCACGGCCGGATGTCGGCCTCGGACTACGCCGGTGACACCAGTGGCGGCAGCAACCTGCCCGAATCCGACGCGCGGCTGACCAAGGCCGTCGCAGCCGCCCGCAAAGCCGCCGGCCCGATCGGTAGCCGGCTACCGCCGGACGCGCTGACCAGTAGCGCCAGCGGGCTGGACCCGCACATCTCCCCGGCGTACGCAGCCCTGCAGGCTGCCGGCATTGCGGCTGCCCGCAAGGTGCCGGTCGCGACCGTGCAACGGCTGATCGCGGCGAACACCTCGGGGCGGGTGCTGGGCTACCTCGGAGAGCCGCGCGTCAACGTGCTGCAGCTCAACCTGGCCCTGACGAAACTCCCCAACGCGGGATAA